The following coding sequences are from one Campylobacter sp. RM16187 window:
- a CDS encoding DUF2625 domain-containing protein, with translation MKTLKELVNLDEPGMKLIKEWSKDAKNSCEFLPCDEKRAENELLALQVTTRSPMGALVYGSGGLVINNGWMRIFGSGCEKMKRGIVSFNQAVQENFSPFSAPYLLIADDVLGGNFAINAGGLGKDAGKIYYLAQDTLEWQGLNVGYSEFLDFAFNGNLAKFYEGFFFENWQEEVAMISLDEVFAFMPFLWTKEGANINSVSKRAVSAEENFRLTLEFMQNLKR, from the coding sequence ATGAAAACGCTAAAAGAACTTGTGAATTTAGACGAGCCCGGTATGAAGCTCATTAAAGAGTGGTCAAAGGATGCTAAAAATAGTTGTGAATTTTTGCCGTGCGATGAAAAAAGAGCCGAAAATGAGCTGTTAGCCTTGCAAGTAACTACTCGCTCGCCGATGGGCGCGCTTGTCTACGGTAGCGGTGGGCTTGTCATAAATAACGGCTGGATGAGGATATTTGGCTCGGGCTGTGAAAAGATGAAGCGCGGGATAGTTTCGTTTAACCAAGCGGTGCAAGAAAATTTTAGTCCGTTTAGCGCTCCTTATTTGCTGATAGCAGATGATGTGTTGGGCGGAAATTTCGCGATAAATGCGGGTGGGCTTGGTAAAGACGCGGGTAAAATTTACTATCTTGCGCAAGACACTTTAGAGTGGCAAGGCCTTAATGTCGGGTATTCTGAATTTTTAGACTTTGCTTTTAACGGTAATTTGGCGAAATTTTACGAAGGATTTTTCTTTGAAAATTGGCAAGAAGAGGTTGCAATGATAAGCCTTGATGAGGTTTTTGCTTTTATGCCGTTTTTATGGACAAAAGAAGGCGCTAACATAAATAGCGTTAGCAAACGCGCTGTTAGTGCGGAGGAAAATTTCCGATTAACGCTTGAATTTATGCAGAATTTAAAGAGGTAA
- the ung gene encoding uracil-DNA glycosylase: MQIDINKVQIEEGWKEALKEEFLSPYFANIKQNLIIALQAGRVYPPNSLIFNAFNLTPFDKVKVVILGQDPYHGENQAMGLSFSVPNGVRVPPSLVNIYKEIYDDLGISEPNSGDLTYWAKQGVLLLNATLTVGAGQANSHANFGWQEFTDAAIRAVSAHKENVVFMLWGNPAKAKIPLIDTNKHLVLTAAHPSPLARGAYFGSRHFSKCNAYLVSKGVSAIDWDLNNYKIEI, encoded by the coding sequence ATGCAGATAGATATCAACAAAGTTCAGATCGAAGAGGGCTGGAAAGAGGCGCTTAAAGAGGAGTTTTTGAGTCCGTATTTTGCAAATATCAAGCAAAATTTAATCATTGCTTTGCAAGCGGGCAGAGTATATCCTCCAAATTCGCTTATCTTTAACGCTTTTAACCTAACGCCTTTTGATAAGGTTAAGGTGGTGATCCTTGGGCAAGACCCGTATCACGGCGAAAATCAAGCTATGGGGCTTAGCTTTAGTGTGCCAAATGGAGTTAGAGTTCCGCCGAGTTTGGTTAATATCTACAAAGAAATTTATGATGATCTTGGGATCAGCGAGCCAAATTCGGGCGATCTTACTTACTGGGCGAAGCAAGGCGTGCTACTGCTAAACGCGACTTTAACGGTTGGGGCAGGGCAGGCAAATTCGCATGCAAATTTTGGCTGGCAGGAGTTTACGGACGCTGCCATAAGAGCTGTAAGCGCTCATAAAGAAAACGTCGTCTTTATGCTTTGGGGCAATCCCGCAAAGGCGAAAATTCCGCTAATCGATACTAACAAACATCTTGTCCTAACGGCGGCTCATCCAAGTCCGTTAGCGCGCGGAGCATACTTTGGCTCGCGTCACTTTTCAAAATGTAATGCCTATCTTGTTAGTAAAGGCGTTAGTGCGATTGATTGGGATTTGAATAATTATAAAATTGAAATTTAA
- a CDS encoding pyridoxamine 5'-phosphate oxidase family protein: MRRKDRNLDEVAAFEIIDKCEYAVISCVDDDGSVFSIPISIAREGMSVYIHGAVAGSKARLFKDGKDVEMVCVSYNKVPEHTEAEFEAMKDDGAKLGSRVFTTEYKSAIAKTKVYPVTDDTKKIKALRLLCEKYTPGYMSAFETAAMHGLKATSIYEFKIQSLSAKAKIL; encoded by the coding sequence ATGAGAAGAAAAGATAGAAATTTAGACGAAGTCGCGGCTTTTGAGATAATCGATAAATGCGAATATGCGGTGATAAGCTGTGTGGATGATGATGGCAGCGTATTTTCTATACCTATCTCGATCGCAAGAGAGGGCATGAGTGTCTATATACACGGCGCGGTTGCGGGCTCAAAGGCTAGGCTTTTTAAAGACGGCAAAGATGTCGAGATGGTGTGCGTGTCGTATAACAAGGTGCCGGAGCATACAGAGGCTGAATTTGAAGCGATGAAGGATGACGGAGCCAAGCTTGGAAGCAGGGTTTTTACTACCGAATACAAAAGCGCGATAGCAAAAACCAAGGTTTATCCTGTGACTGATGATACAAAGAAAATCAAAGCTTTAAGGCTACTTTGCGAAAAATACACACCAGGATACATGAGCGCTTTTGAAACTGCGGCGATGCACGGACTAAAAGCGACTAGCATATATGAGTTTAAGATACAAAGTCTAAGCGCTAAGGCGAAAATTTTGTAG
- a CDS encoding TonB-dependent receptor domain-containing protein translates to MHKFSKMAAIVLFGASISMLQGADTKSSAKRMDANSTAATAQLDMVSVTANRSETDVAKYAGQVSILTQDNLSKSPSIIENLGQISGIQLGDDLGRQIAQSYNIRGFDDRSNNRVIIEQDNIRRSPTMFSNLISSFRVDNDLLKRAEVVKGASSVLHGSGAIGGIISMQTKSVDDFIIGDKNYGVMIGHRQESNHMNSNRGALAFKPVENLGFLLYGKHADFGNTKFADKGNGETYALDDERINTLFGKIEWDITDEHELDFSVFNYHENLVTGWQSLWHNVDTVSGVLKQRDYNVVYRYSPINNPWINFSAQYFNSYAKYHRVMTNPTRVVNYKNEDRRWGVGVKNESMFNTGFLEHRLVIGLDHEHRKEDAVYRANGVLSDFGSFPNFYKDYGLYIQDIINIGNLEFTLGGRYDYFKRGVKLSGREAYSDKRFSPKIGLAYEVFDGINLLAGYAETFRGPTPNETSAQGPLNIHYYYLPNNGLRPEIAKEYELGFSIDKENLIGNDRLYFKATYFNGSINNMINLKEHPEMGTPPASPMYARYENVDSAKRNGYEIEARYNINNFAFNTAYDHIKVYDKQTKKRVNVYADKILLGGQYTYTPWNLTLGANMSHWLKPSRDTKSFVSRGKKYYYVDKSFTIVNLKGKWTPTNFENKIFGRGFSLSFGINNIFDKQYIHPRRHTETTLVGKGRNFYVDFEKKF, encoded by the coding sequence ATGCATAAATTTAGCAAGATGGCCGCCATTGTGCTTTTTGGCGCTTCTATTTCAATGCTTCAAGGCGCAGATACAAAGTCTAGCGCAAAGCGTATGGATGCAAACTCTACTGCAGCAACTGCGCAGCTGGATATGGTTTCAGTTACCGCAAACAGAAGCGAAACCGATGTGGCGAAGTATGCTGGACAGGTTAGTATATTAACACAAGATAATTTATCAAAATCTCCTTCAATCATTGAAAATTTGGGTCAAATTTCAGGAATTCAACTAGGTGATGATCTTGGCAGGCAAATAGCCCAATCTTATAATATTAGAGGATTTGATGATAGAAGTAATAATAGAGTTATTATAGAACAGGATAATATTAGGCGTTCTCCAACTATGTTTTCTAATCTTATCTCATCTTTTCGTGTTGATAACGACTTGCTAAAAAGGGCTGAAGTCGTAAAAGGAGCATCTTCGGTACTTCATGGTAGTGGAGCTATAGGGGGTATCATTAGTATGCAAACAAAGAGCGTAGATGACTTTATCATAGGGGATAAAAATTACGGCGTGATGATCGGGCATCGTCAAGAGAGCAATCATATGAACTCAAACCGTGGGGCACTTGCGTTTAAGCCTGTGGAAAATTTAGGATTTTTACTTTATGGCAAACATGCCGATTTTGGGAATACAAAATTTGCCGATAAAGGAAATGGAGAGACTTACGCTCTTGATGATGAGCGTATCAATACACTATTTGGAAAGATTGAGTGGGATATTACGGATGAGCATGAACTAGATTTTAGTGTATTTAATTATCATGAAAATTTAGTTACGGGCTGGCAATCTTTATGGCATAATGTTGATACTGTATCTGGAGTATTAAAGCAACGCGATTATAATGTAGTGTATAGATATTCTCCGATAAATAATCCTTGGATAAATTTTTCAGCACAATATTTTAATTCTTATGCTAAATATCATAGAGTAATGACTAATCCTACTCGTGTAGTAAATTATAAAAACGAAGATAGACGATGGGGAGTGGGAGTCAAAAATGAAAGTATGTTTAATACAGGATTTTTGGAGCATAGATTAGTTATTGGTTTGGATCATGAGCATCGTAAGGAGGATGCAGTATATAGAGCAAACGGGGTATTATCGGATTTTGGTTCTTTTCCGAATTTTTACAAAGACTATGGATTGTATATTCAAGATATTATTAATATAGGAAATCTTGAATTTACTCTTGGAGGTAGATATGATTACTTCAAAAGAGGTGTAAAATTATCAGGAAGAGAAGCTTATTCTGATAAAAGATTTTCACCAAAAATAGGACTTGCCTATGAAGTGTTTGATGGTATAAATTTGCTTGCCGGATATGCTGAGACATTCAGAGGACCTACTCCAAACGAAACATCAGCACAAGGTCCTTTAAATATACATTATTACTATTTGCCAAATAACGGTTTAAGGCCTGAGATAGCAAAAGAGTATGAGCTTGGATTTTCTATAGACAAAGAGAATTTAATCGGAAATGATAGGTTATATTTTAAAGCAACTTATTTTAATGGTTCTATTAATAATATGATTAATTTAAAAGAGCATCCTGAAATGGGCACACCTCCTGCGAGTCCAATGTATGCAAGATATGAGAATGTCGATAGTGCTAAACGCAATGGATATGAAATTGAGGCTAGATATAATATAAATAACTTTGCTTTTAATACGGCATATGATCATATAAAGGTTTATGATAAACAGACTAAAAAGAGAGTTAATGTTTATGCGGATAAAATTTTACTTGGTGGACAATATACGTATACGCCTTGGAATTTGACATTGGGTGCAAACATGTCCCATTGGTTAAAGCCGTCAAGGGACACCAAAAGTTTTGTGTCTAGGGGTAAGAAGTATTATTACGTAGACAAGAGCTTTACAATAGTAAATTTAAAGGGTAAATGGACTCCGACCAATTTTGAAAACAAGATTTTTGGTCGTGGCTTTAGCTTGAGTTTTGGTATAAATAATATATTTGATAAACAATATATTCATCCGAGAAGACATACTGAAACTACCTTAGTAGGCAAAGGTAGAAATTTCTACGTCGACTTTGAAAAGAAATTTTAA
- a CDS encoding GNAT family N-acetyltransferase: MTIRKATKNDAKAIIEMINELALYEKLESEVKIDESVFVSHIFEKELASALVAVSGGGEIVGYAIFFHSFSTFLGRAGIYLEDLYVKKKFRGQGIGMKFIKTLAEICEDEGFGRLEWECLDWNEPSIKFYESLGAKRQNGWLKFRMSREEIEKISKI; the protein is encoded by the coding sequence ATGACGATAAGAAAAGCTACTAAAAACGATGCAAAGGCTATAATAGAAATGATAAATGAGCTTGCTCTGTATGAGAAGCTTGAAAGCGAAGTTAAAATAGACGAGAGTGTTTTTGTATCTCATATTTTTGAAAAAGAGCTTGCTAGCGCGTTAGTTGCCGTTAGTGGAGGTGGCGAGATAGTTGGCTACGCTATATTTTTTCACTCATTTTCTACTTTTTTAGGCAGAGCCGGCATCTATCTTGAAGACTTGTACGTAAAAAAGAAGTTTAGAGGACAAGGGATCGGTATGAAATTTATCAAAACCCTTGCCGAAATTTGCGAAGACGAGGGATTTGGACGGCTTGAGTGGGAGTGCCTCGACTGGAATGAGCCAAGTATTAAATTTTACGAGAGCTTAGGGGCTAAAAGGCAGAACGGTTGGCTAAAATTTAGAATGAGCAGAGAAGAGATAGAGAAGATTAGTAAAATTTAG
- a CDS encoding tellurite resistance TerB family protein, translating into MTTQEISSKISQGIGDAFESVQASRDEYYSKNQAPSKYEVSNIISKYSNINAGISGATGLVPGPLGMAAAIPEIISVIRNQMAMITDIARANGKKASNELMLEILFGAVGNMASGLVAVHAQKVIVKRTSLKVLQSVIKTLGGRVTQQVLKSMAAKWIPLAGAAAMAAWSKYSTSKIGKKAQEIFEKEIIYECDEVDTNEDIQMLGVAKAEFENAKNEIDSAINDIKNGDKILKEKIKILISLMRIDGKIEDEEQEYIANFITKSNFASSDEMELIGYLGNNEKMDINYALFKTDPQEALALIIDLIALSSVDEKIHITEKMFIKNIAKMINFNENAALELIEQTKQNI; encoded by the coding sequence ATGACAACTCAAGAGATCTCGAGCAAGATTTCTCAAGGCATCGGTGACGCGTTTGAGTCAGTGCAAGCCAGTCGCGATGAATACTATTCTAAAAATCAAGCGCCAAGCAAATATGAGGTAAGTAATATCATATCAAAATACAGCAACATAAATGCCGGTATATCAGGTGCTACGGGCTTGGTGCCTGGTCCCTTGGGTATGGCGGCGGCGATCCCTGAGATCATCAGTGTGATTAGAAATCAAATGGCTATGATAACTGATATCGCAAGAGCTAATGGTAAAAAAGCCAGCAATGAGCTTATGCTTGAAATTTTATTTGGCGCAGTAGGCAATATGGCTTCTGGCCTTGTGGCGGTTCATGCTCAAAAAGTAATCGTAAAGCGTACCAGCCTTAAAGTTCTGCAAAGTGTAATCAAAACACTTGGAGGCAGAGTGACACAGCAGGTGCTAAAGTCAATGGCTGCAAAGTGGATACCTCTGGCAGGCGCGGCTGCTATGGCTGCTTGGTCTAAATACTCAACCAGCAAAATCGGTAAAAAGGCACAGGAAATTTTTGAAAAAGAAATCATTTATGAGTGTGATGAGGTCGATACAAATGAGGATATACAAATGCTTGGAGTGGCTAAGGCTGAGTTTGAAAACGCCAAAAACGAGATTGATAGTGCTATAAACGATATCAAAAATGGCGATAAGATACTAAAAGAGAAGATTAAAATTTTAATAAGCCTAATGAGGATAGATGGCAAAATAGAGGATGAAGAGCAAGAATACATCGCAAATTTTATAACCAAATCAAATTTTGCAAGCAGCGACGAAATGGAGCTGATAGGATATCTTGGAAATAACGAAAAAATGGATATAAACTACGCTTTGTTTAAGACTGATCCACAGGAAGCTTTGGCGTTAATTATTGATTTGATAGCACTCTCTAGTGTTGATGAGAAAATCCACATAACCGAAAAGATGTTTATCAAAAATATCGCAAAAATGATAAATTTTAATGAAAATGCTGCATTGGAGCTAATAGAGCAAACAAAGCAAAATATCTAA
- a CDS encoding replication-associated recombination protein A, translating to MFALKFRPKTLDEICGQTEIVEVFKKFIENEKIPHSIFYGPAGCGKTSFARAVAGAMSYDFYEFDGGNLKIEEFRKILKNYENALNKPLFFIDEIHRLSKTQQEALLVPMENYNAIIIGASTENPYFTLSSGIRSRSMLFEFTPLKRADFEKLLSRVRAEVEFEIDDEAREYLFKSSGGDARGLLNLLEFALNLSPDITLENLKILRANAVSEGVSEDDTHYHLASAFIKSMRGSDENASIYYLARLIDAGESADFIARRMAIFASEDVGNANPNALNLATNTLLAVSKIGYPEARIILSQCAIYLACSPKSNSSYKAINSALKYVKTETLLKIPPYLINTAPESKDYLYPHSFGGWVEQKYLEKPLKFYESKGVGFEKTLEEWIAKIKFKKYRI from the coding sequence ATGTTTGCTTTAAAATTTCGCCCAAAAACTCTTGATGAAATTTGCGGACAGACCGAGATCGTGGAAGTTTTTAAAAAATTTATTGAAAATGAAAAAATCCCGCACAGTATATTTTACGGACCTGCGGGCTGTGGTAAGACGAGCTTTGCTAGAGCTGTGGCTGGAGCGATGAGTTATGATTTTTACGAATTTGACGGTGGAAATTTAAAGATCGAAGAGTTTCGTAAAATTTTAAAAAACTATGAAAACGCGCTAAATAAACCGCTTTTTTTCATTGATGAGATTCACCGTTTAAGCAAGACTCAGCAAGAAGCGCTTTTGGTTCCGATGGAAAATTATAATGCTATAATCATCGGAGCAAGCACGGAGAATCCATACTTTACTCTAAGTTCGGGTATCAGAAGCCGCTCGATGCTGTTTGAATTTACTCCGCTTAAAAGGGCTGATTTTGAGAAGTTGCTTAGCCGCGTTAGAGCTGAAGTCGAGTTTGAGATCGATGATGAGGCGCGTGAGTATCTGTTTAAAAGTAGCGGTGGTGATGCGCGCGGGCTTTTAAATTTGCTTGAATTTGCACTAAATTTAAGCCCCGATATAACTCTTGAAAATTTAAAAATACTTCGCGCTAACGCTGTTAGTGAAGGAGTTAGCGAAGATGATACGCACTACCACTTGGCAAGTGCCTTTATAAAAAGCATGCGAGGAAGTGACGAAAACGCCTCCATATACTACCTTGCAAGGCTCATTGATGCCGGCGAAAGCGCGGACTTTATCGCTAGAAGGATGGCGATATTTGCAAGTGAAGATGTGGGTAACGCTAACCCAAACGCACTAAATTTAGCCACTAACACACTACTAGCTGTTAGTAAAATCGGCTATCCTGAAGCTAGAATTATCCTAAGTCAGTGTGCTATCTATCTAGCCTGCTCGCCGAAGTCAAATTCAAGCTACAAGGCGATAAATTCGGCCTTAAAATATGTAAAAACTGAGACTCTTTTAAAAATTCCTCCATACCTTATAAATACCGCTCCTGAATCCAAAGACTATCTTTATCCGCATAGTTTTGGTGGCTGGGTTGAGCAAAAATATCTCGAAAAACCGCTTAAATTTTATGAGAGCAAGGGTGTGGGATTTGAAAAAACGCTTGAAGAGTGGATAGCGAAAATAAAATTCAAAAAATATCGTATTTAA
- a CDS encoding HvfA family oxazolone/thioamide-modified RiPP metallophore, with translation MKKSKKVVGALLGVALTGATSVFAASANCGTAKCGGSKNGTEVKKDVNASCGTAKCGATDKKAAQSACGASKDGKAAQSGCGASKQ, from the coding sequence ATGAAAAAGTCTAAAAAAGTAGTAGGCGCACTTCTTGGAGTAGCTTTAACAGGCGCTACAAGCGTATTTGCAGCTAGTGCAAACTGCGGAACGGCAAAATGTGGCGGAAGCAAAAACGGTACAGAGGTTAAAAAGGACGTAAACGCTTCATGCGGAACAGCAAAATGCGGAGCAACTGATAAAAAAGCTGCACAAAGTGCTTGCGGAGCTTCAAAAGACGGCAAAGCTGCACAAAGCGGATGTGGCGCATCTAAACAATAA
- a CDS encoding DUF692 domain-containing protein has protein sequence MQNITKCGLGLRREHLSDIIKSGFKPDFWEVTPENWFFIPHAHRANFEQIAHDNLLVAHSVTLSIGSDIKPSKKYLKNLKAFLDRYDIKFYSDHISFSTLNAHHTHELLPLPLTHEMLNLLCERVEYVQNELKREIILENATYYYTLECEMSETEFTNLLMNKSGAKLLLDVNNVYVNSVNHKFDPYKFIDELDLSRLGYIHVAGHMDDRDYKMLVDTHGGDVCDEVWQLLAYTLKKQKAPCMIERDNEIPPLAELITEYEKMREIWKSA, from the coding sequence ATGCAAAATATCACAAAATGCGGACTCGGACTTAGACGTGAGCATCTAAGTGATATTATAAAAAGCGGATTTAAGCCTGATTTTTGGGAGGTAACTCCTGAAAATTGGTTTTTTATCCCGCACGCTCATCGGGCAAATTTTGAACAAATAGCCCATGACAATCTTCTTGTAGCCCACAGCGTAACGCTATCTATCGGCTCTGACATAAAACCAAGTAAGAAATATCTAAAAAATTTAAAAGCTTTTTTGGATAGATATGACATCAAATTTTACTCAGATCATATAAGTTTTTCTACGCTTAATGCTCATCATACGCACGAGCTTTTGCCACTTCCGCTTACTCATGAAATGTTAAATTTGCTTTGCGAGCGAGTTGAGTATGTGCAAAATGAGCTAAAACGCGAGATTATCTTGGAAAACGCTACTTACTATTACACTCTTGAATGCGAAATGAGCGAAACTGAATTTACGAATTTGCTAATGAACAAAAGTGGCGCCAAGCTGCTGCTAGACGTAAATAACGTCTATGTGAATTCTGTAAATCATAAATTTGATCCGTATAAATTCATAGATGAGCTTGATCTTTCAAGGCTTGGTTATATCCATGTGGCAGGACATATGGACGATCGTGACTATAAAATGCTTGTGGATACGCACGGCGGCGATGTTTGCGATGAGGTTTGGCAGTTGCTAGCTTACACACTTAAAAAGCAAAAAGCCCCTTGCATGATAGAGCGCGATAATGAAATCCCTCCTCTTGCCGAGCTTATTACAGAGTATGAAAAAATGCGTGAAATTTGGAAAAGCGCATGA
- a CDS encoding DNA-binding domain-containing protein, whose translation MSTHKSQSKFFKEITGQAKASSKGAKLYTELIFNRFYEVLANTNPILLSVIGEDKFKKEVSEFIACGYAKTTLIWQLPKDFRKFIKERKRLKEFPFASDLLWLEFSEVELFMQDFSTLKFDKFNWQNRYKISKSAKVKILNYKVHLKEFDKRETSYLLAYYDLKTNQAVYREISNFMYDFLRNLKKFSASELLKNLQNEYEFDKKAMKKELEISLKELCGLGILEQI comes from the coding sequence ATGAGCACCCACAAGAGCCAAAGCAAATTTTTTAAAGAGATAACAGGGCAAGCTAAAGCCTCTTCAAAAGGCGCAAAGCTATATACCGAGCTTATATTTAATAGATTTTATGAGGTTCTTGCTAACACAAATCCGATCTTGCTTTCAGTGATAGGCGAAGATAAATTCAAAAAAGAAGTTAGCGAATTTATAGCTTGCGGTTATGCTAAAACTACGCTTATTTGGCAGCTGCCAAAGGATTTTAGAAAATTTATAAAAGAGCGAAAGAGACTTAAGGAATTTCCTTTCGCAAGTGATCTTTTGTGGCTTGAATTTAGCGAAGTAGAGCTTTTTATGCAAGATTTTTCGACTTTGAAATTTGATAAATTTAATTGGCAAAATAGATACAAAATCTCAAAAAGCGCTAAAGTAAAAATTTTAAATTACAAAGTGCATTTAAAAGAGTTTGATAAAAGAGAAACAAGCTATCTACTTGCGTATTATGATCTAAAAACCAATCAAGCCGTATATAGAGAAATTTCAAATTTTATGTATGATTTTTTAAGAAATTTAAAGAAATTTAGCGCGTCTGAGCTACTTAAAAATTTACAAAACGAATATGAATTTGATAAAAAAGCGATGAAAAAAGAGCTTGAAATTTCACTAAAAGAGCTTTGCGGGCTTGGAATTTTAGAGCAAATTTAA
- the purM gene encoding phosphoribosylformylglycinamidine cyclo-ligase, which translates to MISYKDAGVDIDAGNSFVEKIKPYVKSTFTPLVLGGIGSFSGAIKLPSGYKNPAILGATDGVGTKLRLAIDANKFDTVGQDLVAMCVNDLICNFATPLFFLDYYAAAKLDIESAATVVKGIAEGCKLAQCALIGGETAEMPSMYEGKDFDLAGFAVGIAEIDEIDRSKFVKEGDVLIALPSSGLHSNGFSLARRVVSELGLKFDDKIEGKALIDVLLEPTRIYVSDFLRLKDKINALAHITGGGLVENLPRVFPEGLGAKVEKSAIKTPEIFKIIAQKVNEEEMMRTFNMGVGLVLVVSKDKADSVLADSDGYIIGEVVKGKGVELV; encoded by the coding sequence ATGATAAGCTACAAAGACGCCGGAGTGGATATAGACGCTGGAAACAGCTTTGTTGAGAAGATCAAACCATACGTAAAATCAACCTTTACTCCGCTAGTCTTAGGCGGTATCGGGTCATTTTCAGGTGCTATAAAGCTGCCAAGCGGATATAAAAATCCTGCCATTTTAGGCGCAACTGACGGGGTCGGAACCAAACTTCGCCTCGCAATAGACGCAAACAAATTTGATACAGTCGGGCAAGATCTCGTAGCAATGTGTGTAAACGATCTCATCTGCAACTTCGCAACTCCGCTTTTTTTCCTCGACTACTACGCAGCTGCAAAACTTGATATAGAAAGCGCAGCAACCGTGGTTAAAGGCATCGCCGAAGGCTGCAAACTAGCTCAGTGCGCACTTATCGGGGGCGAAACTGCCGAGATGCCATCGATGTATGAAGGTAAAGACTTTGATCTAGCCGGCTTTGCGGTAGGCATAGCGGAGATAGATGAGATAGATAGAAGCAAATTTGTAAAAGAGGGCGATGTGCTAATAGCGCTTCCAAGCAGTGGGCTTCACTCTAACGGATTTTCTTTGGCGAGAAGAGTAGTGAGCGAACTTGGGCTTAAATTTGACGACAAGATAGAAGGCAAAGCGCTTATCGATGTGCTACTTGAGCCAACTAGAATTTATGTGAGCGATTTTTTACGACTAAAAGACAAGATAAACGCGCTTGCTCACATAACAGGTGGCGGATTGGTCGAAAATTTGCCTCGGGTATTTCCTGAAGGACTTGGCGCGAAAGTAGAAAAATCAGCCATAAAAACGCCTGAAATTTTTAAAATCATCGCTCAAAAAGTAAACGAAGAAGAGATGATGAGAACCTTTAACATGGGCGTTGGCTTGGTGCTTGTAGTTAGTAAAGACAAGGCTGATAGCGTGCTAGCTGACTCTGATGGTTACATAATTGGAGAGGTTGTTAAAGGCAAGGGAGTTGAGTTAGTATAA
- the coaE gene encoding dephospho-CoA kinase (Dephospho-CoA kinase (CoaE) performs the final step in coenzyme A biosynthesis.), with translation MMKFSNAFVVTGTIGSGKSTFLNLLKMHGFEVIDADEISHKELEVCKDEVVRKFGEEILYQGKINRKKLGAIVFNDKEALKWLENLLHSRINAKIYELCRKLEAKNLPYFVDIPLYFEGLGKAEFEQVVVVYAPTKTLIERVMKRNGLSYEEAKKRVKLQMDIEKKREMADFVIDNSGNLRDLQAQTEEFLINLKGRYESIKV, from the coding sequence TTGATGAAATTTAGCAATGCTTTTGTCGTTACCGGCACAATCGGAAGCGGCAAAAGCACATTTTTAAACCTTCTTAAGATGCACGGCTTTGAGGTAATCGATGCTGATGAGATATCTCATAAAGAGCTTGAAGTGTGCAAAGATGAGGTTGTGCGGAAATTTGGCGAGGAAATTTTATATCAAGGCAAGATCAATCGAAAAAAGCTCGGCGCAATCGTGTTTAACGATAAAGAAGCTCTTAAATGGCTTGAAAATTTGCTTCATTCAAGAATAAATGCAAAAATTTATGAGCTTTGCAGGAAGCTTGAAGCTAAAAATTTGCCTTATTTTGTGGATATTCCGCTTTATTTTGAAGGGCTTGGAAAGGCTGAATTTGAGCAAGTTGTAGTTGTCTATGCGCCTACAAAAACACTTATAGAGCGTGTGATGAAGCGAAACGGTTTAAGTTACGAAGAGGCTAAAAAGCGAGTAAAGCTTCAAATGGATATAGAAAAAAAGCGCGAAATGGCTGATTTTGTTATAGATAATAGCGGAAATTTAAGAGATTTGCAGGCGCAAACCGAGGAGTTTTTAATAAATTTGAAAGGCAGATATGAGAGTATCAAAGTATAA